In Bacteroidota bacterium, the following proteins share a genomic window:
- a CDS encoding 4Fe-4S binding protein codes for MPKIAAKIQTKGFIFDQNKCVGCQACVLACQIENKTELAYNWRNVHNSNSYQQSQIPLFYLSIACNHCEEAPCMKGCPSNAYHRDAKTNAVLIDSRKCIGCSYCSWVCPYDAPKLQNGIMQKCTFCEHKLQENEKPACALNCPVGALDYGIISDSKNQIPSFTEFGIKPKIDIIPLFNNRKTPFMDVDVLKPAGCPEIIIEEKVEQKIKLKDEWPLALFSFIVATLVGYYFSCLAGNIQFHPIPFFTAALAGLGLSLIHLGKPIRAFRAILNFKYSWLSREIVFYTLFVGIMAFGYYVDIKSITLLVLSVVLALLSLISVDQLYRKAATSQKRIFHTGETIYIALFLFLISFPQLLVIVVLAKNLIYLIRKLFFVKKDEQKLLNLTVVKLFFAIVIPAIAYSTQPIILFASLAISELIDRFEFYLEMKIVTPEIQLKETNT; via the coding sequence AAATTGAAAACAAAACAGAATTAGCTTACAATTGGCGAAACGTACACAATTCAAACAGCTATCAGCAATCCCAAATTCCACTTTTCTATCTTTCTATTGCATGCAATCACTGCGAGGAAGCACCCTGTATGAAAGGATGTCCAAGCAATGCATACCATAGAGATGCTAAAACAAATGCTGTATTAATTGATAGCCGAAAATGTATTGGTTGTAGCTATTGCTCATGGGTTTGCCCCTATGATGCTCCAAAATTGCAAAATGGGATTATGCAGAAATGCACTTTCTGCGAACACAAATTACAGGAAAATGAAAAACCTGCTTGTGCCTTGAATTGTCCTGTCGGTGCATTGGATTATGGAATTATATCCGACAGTAAGAATCAAATCCCAAGTTTTACAGAATTCGGTATAAAGCCTAAAATTGATATAATCCCACTTTTCAATAATCGCAAGACTCCTTTTATGGATGTTGATGTTTTAAAACCAGCAGGATGTCCAGAAATTATTATAGAAGAAAAAGTGGAGCAGAAAATCAAGCTGAAAGATGAATGGCCATTAGCCTTATTCAGTTTTATTGTAGCCACTTTAGTTGGATATTATTTTTCCTGTTTAGCTGGCAATATTCAGTTTCACCCCATTCCATTTTTCACAGCTGCTCTGGCAGGCTTAGGTTTGAGCTTAATTCACCTTGGCAAACCAATAAGGGCTTTCCGAGCCATTTTGAATTTCAAATATTCATGGCTAAGCAGGGAGATTGTCTTTTACACTCTTTTTGTCGGAATTATGGCTTTTGGATATTATGTAGATATCAAATCAATTACGCTGCTTGTGTTGTCTGTTGTCCTTGCTCTACTGAGCCTGATCTCTGTCGATCAGTTGTACAGAAAAGCAGCTACTAGTCAGAAAAGGATATTCCACACAGGAGAAACCATATACATTGCTCTTTTCCTGTTTCTTATTTCTTTCCCACAACTACTTGTTATAGTTGTTTTGGCAAAAAATCTTATTTACCTGATCAGGAAATTGTTTTTTGTAAAAAAGGATGAGCAAAAACTGCTAAACCTGACTGTAGTCAAACTCTTTTTTGCCATAGTGATTCCGGCAATTGCATATTCAACTCAACCTATTATTCTATTTGCTTCACTTGCCATAAGTGAATTGATTGATCGCTTTGAGTTCTATTTGGAAATGAAGATTGTAACGCCTGAAATACAGTTGAAAGAAACGAATACTTAA
- a CDS encoding TonB-dependent receptor — MRIPISILLSLFISTFNFAQKVEVLDNTNLQPLADVYIYCGGQSVSTNTLGYAEIGIFSKTDSILFLRQSYKKIVTSYSELKEAGFKIQMIESAISLPVFVVTSDKWEQSKLEVPVKIITIDQKHISFENPQTAADLLSISEEVFVQKSQLGGGSPMIRGFSANRLLLVVDGVRMNNAIYRSGNLQNVISLDAAAIENTEVIFGPGSVIYGSDALGGVMDFHTLKPKLSVANVSEYSGSAWMRYASANQERSTHFDLNFGRCRFASVTSFTMSEYDDLMMGNVGFEEYTRKEYVHQVSDSDHVFKNANRNRQVQTAYSQMNFMQKFRFRPNEYSDWIYAFHYSQTSDVPRYDRLTQYNSDSNLKYAEWSYGPQVWMMNSLTYVNKKQRKWTDKMKFIFARQDYKESRHSRKIWDENRYNRFEEVIVYTLNFDNEKKLKEDSYIFYGIDGSYNSISSSATIYNTKTAALNDYASRYPDGSQYLSLAVYGNYKKNISKKLTFVTGMRYSRVFIYSIFDTSFYSFPFKDITINTGAFNASAGLVWHPDESWQINTSLASGFRAPNIDDIGKVFDSEPGAVVVPNPDLKPEYAINLDLGAEKSFGEFLQIEATTFATYLLDAMVRRDFLFDGLDSIVYDGEMSQVQALVNTGSAYVYGFHIGVNADISTPIIIKASLTYTRGMEKDEKSGDYVPLRHAAPTFASVHFVYQIQRFRADLYGRYNAMISHKDLSPIEISKSYMYATDAHGDPYSPAWGTLNFKAMYQINSHIQINAGIENITNLRYRPYSSGIVAPGRNFILALKGSF, encoded by the coding sequence ATGAGGATTCCAATTTCTATACTGCTATCACTATTTATTAGTACGTTTAATTTTGCACAAAAAGTTGAAGTATTGGACAATACGAATCTTCAGCCATTAGCTGATGTTTATATTTACTGTGGAGGACAATCGGTTTCAACTAATACTTTAGGATATGCTGAAATTGGCATTTTTTCAAAAACAGATAGCATTCTTTTTCTCAGGCAATCCTATAAAAAAATTGTAACATCATATAGCGAACTAAAGGAAGCAGGCTTTAAAATCCAAATGATTGAAAGTGCTATAAGTTTGCCTGTATTTGTAGTTACTTCTGACAAATGGGAACAAAGTAAGCTAGAGGTTCCTGTTAAAATAATTACAATTGATCAAAAACATATATCTTTCGAAAATCCACAAACAGCAGCTGATTTATTAAGCATTTCGGAGGAAGTTTTTGTTCAAAAAAGCCAATTAGGTGGAGGAAGCCCTATGATACGTGGATTTTCCGCAAATAGATTACTATTGGTTGTGGATGGTGTTCGAATGAATAATGCCATTTATCGTAGTGGAAACTTGCAAAATGTAATTTCGTTAGATGCAGCAGCTATTGAAAATACAGAAGTCATTTTTGGACCAGGTTCAGTGATTTATGGAAGTGATGCCCTTGGTGGAGTGATGGATTTCCATACCTTAAAGCCAAAACTTTCTGTGGCCAATGTATCCGAATATTCTGGCTCAGCCTGGATGCGTTATGCCTCTGCCAATCAGGAAAGAAGCACTCATTTTGATTTGAATTTTGGCAGATGTCGTTTTGCCAGTGTTACCAGCTTTACCATGAGCGAGTATGATGATTTGATGATGGGCAATGTGGGATTTGAAGAATATACAAGGAAAGAATATGTGCATCAAGTAAGCGATAGTGATCATGTTTTTAAGAATGCAAATAGAAACAGGCAGGTTCAAACCGCATACAGCCAAATGAACTTTATGCAAAAATTCCGTTTTCGACCTAATGAATACTCTGATTGGATTTATGCTTTTCATTATTCCCAAACATCTGATGTTCCCCGATACGATAGGTTAACACAATACAATAGTGATTCAAATTTGAAATATGCTGAATGGTCTTATGGTCCACAAGTTTGGATGATGAATTCTTTAACCTATGTCAATAAAAAGCAACGAAAATGGACGGATAAAATGAAGTTTATTTTTGCCCGACAAGATTATAAAGAAAGCAGGCATAGCCGAAAAATTTGGGATGAAAATAGGTATAACCGATTTGAAGAAGTTATAGTTTATACATTGAATTTTGATAATGAAAAGAAGCTTAAAGAAGATTCATATATTTTTTATGGAATCGATGGATCATACAATTCCATTTCTTCATCAGCAACAATTTACAACACTAAAACAGCAGCATTAAATGATTACGCGAGTAGATATCCTGATGGATCGCAATACCTGAGTTTAGCTGTTTATGGGAATTATAAAAAAAACATCAGTAAAAAATTAACTTTTGTAACAGGCATGCGCTATAGTCGCGTATTTATTTATTCAATTTTTGACACGAGCTTTTATTCGTTTCCTTTTAAAGATATTACGATCAATACAGGTGCATTTAATGCCAGTGCTGGCTTAGTCTGGCATCCTGATGAAAGCTGGCAAATCAATACAAGTTTGGCTTCTGGATTTAGAGCGCCAAATATAGATGATATTGGAAAGGTATTTGACTCAGAGCCGGGAGCGGTAGTTGTTCCCAATCCTGATCTCAAACCTGAATATGCCATTAATCTGGATTTAGGTGCTGAAAAGTCATTTGGAGAATTCCTCCAGATAGAAGCAACCACTTTTGCAACTTATTTATTGGATGCCATGGTTCGTAGAGATTTTCTTTTCGATGGTCTTGATTCGATTGTCTACGATGGTGAGATGAGTCAGGTTCAAGCTTTGGTCAATACAGGTAGTGCCTACGTTTATGGATTTCATATAGGTGTAAATGCAGATATCAGCACTCCTATAATTATCAAGGCAAGTTTAACGTATACCAGAGGGATGGAAAAGGATGAAAAAAGTGGCGATTATGTTCCCTTAAGGCATGCTGCTCCTACCTTTGCAAGCGTACATTTTGTGTATCAAATTCAGCGTTTTCGTGCCGATTTGTATGGGCGCTATAACGCCATGATTTCCCATAAAGACCTATCTCCTATAGAAATCAGCAAAAGCTATATGTATGCTACTGATGCGCATGGTGATCCCTATTCACCTGCTTGGGGTACATTGAATTTTAAAGCCATGTATCAAATTAATTCGCATATTCAAATCAATGCAGGTATAGAAAACATAACCAATTTACGATACCGCCCTTATTCTTCTGGTATTGTTGCTCCAGGTAGAAATTTTATTCTGGCTTTAAAAGGAAGTTTTTAA
- a CDS encoding DoxX family membrane protein — MKITSLFGRVLFALSFIAYGINHFRQTAKAASYIPDYIPFPEIWVYATGAIFILAGISMAINYKARIAGFALASIILVFILILYLPNLAGSKMAITTYAAFIGASLFIAGNSKA; from the coding sequence ATGAAGATAACATCCCTTTTCGGACGTGTGCTATTCGCACTTTCCTTTATCGCCTACGGAATTAATCATTTTCGTCAAACAGCTAAAGCTGCCTCCTACATTCCTGATTATATTCCTTTCCCTGAGATATGGGTATATGCTACCGGAGCAATTTTTATTTTAGCTGGTATAAGCATGGCTATTAATTATAAAGCACGAATTGCTGGATTTGCCCTTGCATCTATTATTCTGGTGTTTATTCTGATTTTATATCTGCCGAATTTGGCAGGTTCAAAAATGGCCATTACCACTTATGCTGCATTTATTGGTGCTTCTTTATTCATTGCAGGAAACTCCAAAGCCTGA
- a CDS encoding aminotransferase class V-fold PLP-dependent enzyme — protein sequence MLKNKINSIQSPIYQDAGFAFENVEQLKQAFSEEQNHPHEPDNYIYSRYRNPVVVDAEKELAKIEGSAWSLLTQSGMSAIDLALSLFHKGKSTKPWLFFSEIYGGTNSYIDLVLKEKRGIDVHTFFADDGSYNLDKLDAILAEIRPEVVYFEAVSNPMLIVADAKEIIKLAKRHGAKVLVDNTFSTPLLWKPLEDGADLVIHSVTKYFAGHGNLTAGAVMGNDMDDLKQMINYRKWIGHMISPVDASRLLSFLKTFEIRFLKQCENAFNLAKILAQHPAIDFVHYPGIKTHPTHNNAVKLTRGNAFGAMITFDIAGKDNSEKEKNCLAFIEEIKEQIPIVPTLGDVDSIMLPVEAVWGAKYPYPGMIRLSVGIENFDLLKNDLIKALDQLK from the coding sequence ATGCTAAAAAACAAGATCAATTCCATTCAAAGTCCAATTTATCAAGATGCTGGCTTTGCATTCGAAAATGTTGAACAACTAAAACAAGCATTTTCAGAAGAACAAAACCATCCGCATGAACCTGATAACTACATTTATTCCAGATATCGCAATCCTGTGGTTGTTGATGCTGAGAAAGAGTTAGCCAAAATTGAAGGCAGTGCCTGGAGCTTGCTGACCCAATCAGGTATGTCGGCAATAGATTTAGCATTATCCCTATTTCACAAGGGAAAATCGACCAAACCCTGGCTGTTTTTTTCTGAGATTTACGGAGGAACAAATTCTTATATCGATTTGGTTCTCAAAGAAAAACGGGGAATTGATGTACATACTTTCTTTGCTGATGATGGCTCCTATAATTTAGATAAGCTTGATGCAATATTAGCAGAAATTCGCCCTGAGGTAGTTTATTTTGAAGCTGTTTCCAACCCAATGCTTATTGTGGCTGATGCAAAAGAAATAATAAAACTTGCCAAAAGGCATGGTGCTAAAGTACTGGTTGACAATACTTTTTCAACACCCTTACTTTGGAAGCCCTTAGAAGATGGTGCTGATTTAGTAATTCATAGTGTTACAAAATATTTTGCCGGACATGGAAATTTAACGGCAGGAGCGGTTATGGGAAATGATATGGATGATCTTAAGCAAATGATTAACTATCGAAAATGGATAGGTCATATGATAAGCCCTGTAGATGCCTCCAGATTACTATCATTTCTCAAAACTTTTGAAATCAGATTTTTAAAACAATGTGAAAATGCATTCAATCTGGCTAAAATACTAGCACAACATCCTGCCATTGATTTTGTGCACTATCCTGGGATCAAAACTCACCCTACACATAATAATGCAGTGAAATTAACCAGAGGCAATGCTTTTGGAGCTATGATTACTTTTGATATTGCCGGAAAAGATAATTCCGAGAAAGAAAAAAATTGTCTTGCTTTTATTGAAGAAATAAAAGAACAAATCCCTATTGTTCCAACTTTAGGAGATGTTGATTCTATTATGCTTCCGGTTGAAGCTGTTTGGGGTGCTAAATATCCCTATCCGGGGATGATCAGGCTTTCTGTAGGAATTGAAAATTTCGATCTTTTAAAAAATGACCTAATCAAAGCATTAGATCAATTAAAGTAA
- a CDS encoding N-6 DNA methylase, with product MSSTFSIKETARQLGITTTTVQNWEKQGYLKPIKKNNTLLYQKRQVLHLKEQIENGEIGRLGNRANKKNSNRTFVPEEYTGNPEDVPLIEIIINIVNKNKLEVAESIFVLCLNKLVQEKIFDNLPLQELLKFYNKNSLHENISQELNLWQLDLNLESKIDKYQPLLDVRIALDGDFIGSIYQSILTEGHKSKEGSYYTPSELCENMAGEYLNQIKGQVKILDPCCGTGQFLIAAGKQIKKMGRLIKPENIWGYDIDPIAVKIARLNLMILFRDFNFSPNIYTRDIIYNYSLDDKIHKNRKFDLIISNPPWGAEFQVEQLSFLKENYPSILTLESFSYFVFIGLNLLNQGGFLSYILPESILNIKFHKDIRQFILQNAKAIKIFNYNRIFSNVFTPVIRLDLQKIPEHNISLPIITNGDSYTINSSRFQRNKDLVFDIYNTNEDARIIEKVYSLEHQTLQNQADWVLGIVSGNNKEFLAQSPKKGWQVILKGTDIQKFQIKNAKNWIRFDRDKLQQAAPLIRYKAKEKLIYKFISNKLVFAYDNKQRLSLNSANIVIPKIPDYSIKAIMALFNSTLYQFIFKKKFFALKVLRSHLEQLPLPLFETQTLERLEKFSDQLMLASADEELYEERFAELDEMVFNLFGLTNAEIKRIQTEVTK from the coding sequence ATGAGTAGCACATTTAGCATAAAAGAAACAGCAAGGCAACTTGGCATTACAACTACCACTGTACAAAATTGGGAAAAACAGGGTTATTTAAAGCCAATTAAGAAAAATAACACCCTGCTGTATCAAAAGCGGCAAGTATTGCATTTGAAAGAACAAATAGAAAATGGCGAAATTGGAAGATTGGGAAACAGAGCCAATAAAAAGAATTCAAATCGCACATTTGTTCCAGAAGAATATACTGGAAATCCCGAGGACGTTCCTCTTATCGAGATTATTATCAATATTGTCAACAAAAACAAGCTTGAAGTTGCCGAGAGCATTTTTGTTTTATGTTTAAATAAGTTGGTTCAGGAAAAGATATTTGACAATTTACCCCTTCAGGAATTACTCAAGTTTTACAATAAAAACAGCCTACACGAAAACATCAGTCAAGAACTTAATTTATGGCAGCTGGATTTAAATCTGGAATCTAAAATCGATAAATATCAACCGCTTTTAGATGTTCGGATTGCCTTAGATGGTGATTTCATTGGCAGTATATATCAATCTATTTTAACGGAAGGCCACAAATCAAAAGAAGGCTCCTATTATACACCATCAGAGCTATGCGAAAACATGGCAGGTGAGTATCTCAATCAAATAAAAGGACAAGTGAAAATCTTGGACCCTTGCTGTGGAACCGGTCAATTTTTAATAGCAGCAGGGAAACAGATTAAAAAAATGGGTCGCTTAATTAAACCTGAAAATATTTGGGGTTATGATATCGATCCCATTGCTGTGAAAATTGCTCGATTAAATTTAATGATATTATTCAGGGATTTTAATTTTAGTCCCAATATTTATACAAGAGACATTATTTATAATTATTCGCTTGACGATAAAATTCACAAAAACAGAAAATTTGATTTAATTATCAGCAATCCGCCATGGGGAGCAGAATTTCAGGTTGAGCAACTCAGTTTTTTAAAGGAAAATTATCCCTCCATTTTAACACTCGAATCATTCTCCTATTTTGTATTTATCGGTTTGAACTTGTTGAACCAGGGAGGTTTCTTGTCCTATATATTACCAGAATCCATTCTGAACATCAAATTTCATAAAGATATCAGGCAGTTTATTTTGCAGAATGCAAAAGCCATAAAAATCTTTAACTACAATCGGATTTTTAGCAATGTATTTACTCCGGTTATTCGATTGGATTTGCAAAAAATTCCTGAACATAATATCAGTTTGCCCATTATCACAAATGGAGATAGCTACACCATTAACTCGAGTCGTTTTCAGCGAAACAAGGATTTGGTTTTTGATATTTACAATACTAATGAAGATGCGCGCATAATTGAAAAAGTTTATTCATTAGAACACCAAACGCTTCAAAATCAGGCTGACTGGGTTTTAGGAATTGTAAGCGGAAACAATAAGGAATTTTTAGCTCAATCGCCAAAAAAAGGTTGGCAGGTTATTTTAAAAGGCACTGATATTCAGAAATTCCAAATAAAAAATGCTAAAAACTGGATTAGGTTCGATCGGGACAAGCTTCAGCAAGCAGCACCATTAATTCGCTATAAGGCTAAAGAAAAACTCATTTATAAATTTATTTCCAACAAATTGGTTTTTGCCTACGACAACAAACAGCGATTAAGCTTAAACAGCGCCAATATAGTGATCCCCAAAATACCTGACTACTCCATAAAAGCAATAATGGCTCTTTTTAACTCTACTTTATATCAATTCATTTTCAAAAAGAAGTTTTTTGCGTTGAAAGTTCTTCGAAGTCATTTGGAGCAATTACCCTTGCCTTTATTCGAGACACAGACGCTTGAACGTTTGGAGAAATTTTCTGACCAACTCATGCTGGCATCTGCCGATGAGGAACTTTACGAAGAAAGATTTGCTGAGTTGGATGAGATGGTATTTAATTTGTTTGGATTAACTAATGCTGAAATAAAAAGGATACAAACTGAAGTCACCAAATAG